From Budorcas taxicolor isolate Tak-1 chromosome 19, Takin1.1, whole genome shotgun sequence, the proteins below share one genomic window:
- the KRT28 gene encoding keratin, type I cytoskeletal 28, protein MSLRFSSGSRHICLRSGTESLRPSSGGTGFAGSNACGNSGAERGFSYALGGGLGSLPGGDHAGGILGSGTCAGFAGSEGGLFSGNEKVTMQNLNDRLASYLDNVRALEEANAELERKIKSWYEKHGPGSCHGLDHDYGRYHLTIEDLKNKIISSTTANANVILQIDNARLAADDFRLKYENELALHQNTEADINGLRRVLDELMLCRTDQELQYESLSEEMTYLKKNHEEEMKALQCAAGGNVNVEMNAAPGVDLTLLLNNMRAEYEDLAEQNRRDAEAWFNEKSASLQQQISDDAGAASSAQGELTEMKRTVQTLDIELQSLLATKHSLECSLTETEGNYCAQLAQIQAQIGALEEQLHQVRTETEGQKLEYEQLLDIKVHLEKEIETYCRLIDGDRNSCSKSKGFESGSPGNSSKDLSRTTLVKTVVEEIDQRGKVLSSRVQSIEEKTSKMTNGKTEQRVPF, encoded by the exons CTCTCCGATTTTCTAGTGGGTCCAGGCATATTTGCCTACGGTCTGGAACTGAATCTCTCAGACCATCCAGTGGAGGCACAGGCTTTGCAGGTAGCAATGCTTGTGGTAACTCTGGTGCTGAACGTGGATTTTCCTATGCTTTGGGAGGCGGCTTGGGCAGTCTTCCTGGTGGGGACCATGCTGGTGGTATCCTGGGAAGTGGTACCTGTGCTGGCTTTGCTGGAAGTGAAGGGGGACTCTTCTCTGGGAATGAGAAGGTGACCATGCAGAATCTTAATGACCGCTTGGCATCCTACCTGGATAACGTGCGAGCTCTGGAGGAGGCAAATGCTGAactagagagaaaaatcaagagtTGGTATGAAAAACATGGTCCTGGATCTTGCCATGGACTTGATCATGACTACGGCAGGTATCACTTAACAATCGAAGATCTTAAGAATAAG ATCATCTCTTCCACTACGGCAAACGCTAATGTCATTCTGCAGATTGATAACGCCAGACTGGCTGCTGACGATTTCCGGCTAAA GTATGAAAATGAGCTCGCCCTTCACCAAAACACAGAAGCTGACATCAATGGGTTACGGCGAGTTCTGGATGAACTGATGCTCTGCAGGACTGACCAGGAACTGCAGTATGAATCCCTGAGTGAAGAGATGACCTATCTCAAGAAGAACCATGAAGAG GAAATGAAGGCTCTGCAGTGCGCCGCGGGAGGCAACGTGAACGTGGAGATGAACGCGGCGCCCGGCGTGGACCTCACGCTTCTGCTGAACAACATGCGGGCGGAGTACGAAGACCTGGCCGAGCAGAACCGCAGGGACGCCGAGGCCTGGTTCAACGAAAAG AGCGCCAGCCTGCAGCAGCAGATCTCTGACGACGCGGGCGCGGCCTCCTCCGCCCAGGGCGAGCTCACGGAAATGAAGCGCACCGTGCAGACCCTGGACATAGAGCTGCAGTCCCTCCTGGCGACG AAACACTCCCTGGAGTGCTCCTTGACGGAGACGGAGGGCAACTACTGTGCACAGCTGGCCCAGATCCAGGCTCAGATCGGGGCCCTGGAGGAGCAGCTGCACCAGGTCAGGACCGAGACCGAGGGCCAGAAACTGGAGTATGAACAGCTCCTGGACATCAAGGTCCACCTGGAAAAAGAAATCGAGACCTACTGCCGCCTGAtagatggagacagaaa ctcaTGCTCTAAATCAAAGGGCTTTGAATCAGGGAGCCCAGGAAATTCATCTAAAG ATTTATCCAGAACCACGCTGGTAAAGACGGTGGTTGAAGAGATAGATCAGCGTGGTAAAGTTCTTTCATCAAGGGTTCAGTCCATTGAAGAAAAGACATCTAAAATGACCAATGGCAAGACAGAACAAAGAGTTCCTTTCTAG